In Campylobacter mucosalis, a single window of DNA contains:
- a CDS encoding Na+/H+ antiporter NhaC family protein: MLTNPVVISILVMTALCLMRFNILLAILISALVAGVMSGISIVDTTSILISGMKGNLETALSYILLGALASAIARTNLTAILINAISQILSKKSTYLVLSIAAISCLSQNLIPVHIAFIPVLIPPLLPLFNRLKLDRRAVACALTFGLKAPYVSLSVGFGLLFHNILKKELENNGINVSISDIQSVMWIGGASMLVGLFLAVLFYGRQRDYGVSDEMLTQSLNATMTRKEWAVLAGAVVAFGIQIYTESMPLGALSGLVVMIVFKGIEYDKVDEVMSLGLAMMAFIAFIMLVAAGYGAVLRESGGIEELVKFASLIAGSKIVGVLLMLIVGLLITMGIGSSFGTIPVIASIYVPFSVSLGLDTPAIILLIGIAAALGDAGSPASDSTLGPTSGLNADGKHAHIYDTCVPTFMFFNIPLIIGATLGAILL; the protein is encoded by the coding sequence ATGCTTACAAATCCCGTAGTTATCAGTATTTTAGTTATGACGGCTTTGTGTTTGATGAGATTTAATATCTTATTAGCCATACTTATTTCAGCACTCGTTGCGGGTGTGATGAGCGGTATTAGTATCGTAGATACGACGTCTATTTTAATTAGCGGAATGAAGGGCAACCTTGAAACGGCGCTTAGTTATATCTTGCTTGGAGCTTTGGCTTCTGCTATTGCTAGGACAAATTTAACGGCTATTTTAATAAACGCAATCAGTCAAATTTTAAGCAAAAAATCAACCTATTTAGTCCTTAGTATCGCTGCTATATCTTGCTTGTCGCAAAATTTAATACCAGTTCACATAGCTTTTATCCCAGTTCTCATACCACCGCTTTTGCCACTTTTTAACAGACTAAAGCTAGATCGCCGTGCCGTGGCGTGCGCACTTACTTTTGGTTTAAAAGCACCGTATGTCAGCCTAAGCGTTGGCTTTGGTTTGCTCTTTCATAACATACTTAAAAAAGAGCTTGAAAACAACGGCATAAATGTGAGCATTTCAGATATTCAAAGCGTTATGTGGATAGGCGGAGCGTCTATGTTGGTTGGACTATTTTTGGCGGTGCTGTTTTATGGCAGACAAAGAGATTATGGCGTTAGCGATGAGATGTTGACACAGAGTCTAAATGCGACTATGACTAGAAAAGAGTGGGCGGTTTTAGCTGGTGCGGTTGTGGCTTTTGGTATTCAAATTTACACAGAGTCTATGCCACTTGGTGCGTTAAGTGGGCTTGTGGTTATGATAGTTTTTAAAGGCATTGAGTATGATAAGGTAGATGAGGTTATGAGCCTAGGTCTTGCGATGATGGCTTTTATAGCTTTTATAATGCTTGTGGCTGCTGGATATGGCGCTGTTCTTAGAGAGAGTGGTGGTATTGAAGAGCTTGTGAAATTTGCTAGTTTGATCGCAGGTAGTAAGATCGTTGGAGTGCTTCTTATGCTTATTGTTGGTTTGCTAATCACTATGGGCATAGGCTCTAGCTTTGGCACGATACCAGTTATCGCCTCTATATACGTGCCTTTTTCTGTATCACTTGGACTTGATACTCCTGCGATTATTTTGCTTATAGGCATTGCAGCTGCCCTTGGGGACGCTGGTAGCCCTGCTAGTGATAGCACGCTAGGACCTACATCTGGGCTAAATGCAGACGGAAAACACGCCCATATTTACGATACATGCGTGCCTACGTTTATGTTTTTTAATATCCCTCTTATCATCGGCGCGACACTAGGAGCTATATTGCTTTAA
- a CDS encoding RDD family protein yields MSKQKATIAPIFMRFKAFVIDMFIILMPILYITTYVVLDGKDDFKSSQIAIFICNALFGVIVSLFFAFKAQTPGYKAQQIYLINLKTGRKISFFYALCRYICFILAGFSVVGLLLCFFRKDRLNFHDIITNTSAVIKKI; encoded by the coding sequence ATGTCAAAACAAAAGGCGACAATCGCACCGATTTTTATGCGTTTTAAGGCATTTGTGATTGATATGTTTATCATTTTAATGCCTATTTTGTATATTACGACCTATGTTGTGCTTGACGGGAAAGATGATTTTAAAAGCTCACAAATTGCTATTTTTATATGCAACGCTCTTTTTGGCGTGATTGTTTCGCTATTTTTTGCTTTTAAAGCCCAAACACCAGGCTATAAAGCACAACAAATTTATCTAATCAACCTAAAAACTGGACGCAAGATAAGCTTTTTTTACGCACTATGTCGTTACATTTGCTTTATTTTGGCTGGTTTTAGTGTGGTTGGGTTATTGCTGTGTTTTTTTAGAAAAGATAGGCTAAATTTTCACGATATTATCACAAACACCTCTGCTGTCATTAAAAAAATCTAG
- the pyrE gene encoding orotate phosphoribosyltransferase codes for MNIEQIYRDAGAYLQGHFLLSSGNHSEFYLQSAKVLEDPILAGRLADELACVIAQNGVEFDSVCSPALGGILAGYELARAAKKRFIFTERVDKVMSLRRGFEVKKGERFIICEDIITTGGSALESAKIIESLGGKVVAFAALANRGFCSLANIKTERKNECKLPFDKPLFALGNFEFEIYTPDECPLCKGGSVAVKPGSRGN; via the coding sequence ATGAACATAGAGCAAATTTACAGGGACGCTGGGGCATATCTGCAAGGACATTTTTTGCTTTCAAGTGGCAACCACTCGGAATTTTACCTACAAAGTGCAAAGGTGCTTGAAGATCCGATTTTAGCGGGGCGTTTGGCTGATGAGTTAGCGTGTGTGATAGCACAAAATGGCGTGGAGTTTGATAGCGTTTGCTCGCCTGCTTTGGGTGGAATTTTAGCTGGATATGAACTAGCACGTGCCGCTAAAAAACGCTTTATATTTACTGAGCGAGTGGATAAAGTGATGAGCCTTAGGCGTGGTTTTGAGGTAAAAAAAGGCGAGAGATTTATAATCTGTGAGGACATTATAACCACTGGTGGCTCTGCGTTAGAGAGTGCAAAAATCATTGAGAGCCTAGGTGGTAAAGTCGTGGCATTTGCTGCCCTTGCAAATCGTGGATTTTGCTCACTTGCAAACATAAAAACCGAGCGAAAAAACGAGTGCAAACTACCTTTTGATAAGCCACTTTTTGCCTTAGGAAATTTTGAGTTTGAAATTTACACGCCAGATGAGTGCCCGCTTTGTAAAGGTGGTAGCGTCGCCGTTAAGCCTGGAAGTCGCGGAAACTAA
- the frr gene encoding ribosome recycling factor, which produces MLNEIYAKQKDGNEKAISALKRDFTTLRTGKVNISVLDHVFVDYYGSQTPLNQVATVIATDASTITITPWEKSMIKTISSAIQAANIGVNPNSDGEGVKLFFPPMTIEQRQENAKHAKAMGEKAKVSVRNVRKDANDEVKKLEKDKAISEDESKKAQDEVQKITDSYITKIDTIVKEKEAELLKV; this is translated from the coding sequence ATGTTGAATGAAATTTATGCTAAACAAAAAGACGGCAACGAAAAGGCGATCTCGGCTTTAAAACGCGACTTTACGACGCTTAGAACTGGCAAGGTAAATATCAGTGTTCTTGATCACGTTTTTGTTGATTACTACGGCTCACAAACTCCGCTAAATCAAGTTGCCACTGTTATCGCAACCGACGCTTCAACTATCACGATAACACCTTGGGAGAAGTCAATGATAAAGACAATCTCATCAGCTATCCAAGCGGCAAATATCGGCGTAAATCCAAATTCTGACGGCGAAGGCGTAAAACTATTTTTCCCTCCAATGACAATTGAGCAACGCCAAGAGAACGCAAAGCACGCAAAAGCAATGGGCGAAAAGGCAAAAGTTAGCGTTAGAAACGTACGAAAAGACGCAAATGACGAGGTTAAAAAGCTAGAAAAAGACAAAGCCATAAGCGAAGATGAGAGTAAAAAAGCACAAGATGAAGTGCAAAAAATCACTGATAGCTATATCACAAAGATCGATACAATCGTAAAAGAGAAAGAAGCAGAGCTTTTAAAGGTCTGA
- a CDS encoding polysaccharide deacetylase family protein: protein MRILFLLVFGFVFAFADAHIFVYHRFDDPKHSSTNISTEILRKQFDYIKQKGYEVVPLEMMVERLKNGEDVPNNWVVLVVDDGYKSFYRNGLPVFKEYGYPFTLFVYVEASARKYGDYMSFDEIKETSKYGDIQYHSYAHLHMVGLDDDRLKQDFSDGIAVFEKYMGKKPKYFAYPYGEYDERVIKKAKEFGFEALLNQNTGAVSAKSDRFDLNRTPLKDETSMDVAFADEYLDAKWIFPKDYPKNNVIDELSIIVDDKNATKAKFFVSGLSSYKSVDIKDGVFYYKFKNPLDKYKVRISLKIGRKTTTKILVKDINNVE, encoded by the coding sequence ATGCGGATTCTGTTTTTACTCGTATTTGGGTTTGTATTTGCATTTGCAGATGCTCATATTTTTGTCTATCATCGTTTTGATGACCCAAAGCACTCTAGCACAAATATCTCGACAGAAATTTTGCGTAAGCAGTTTGATTATATCAAGCAAAAAGGCTATGAAGTCGTCCCGCTAGAGATGATGGTGGAGCGATTAAAAAATGGCGAAGATGTACCAAATAACTGGGTCGTGCTAGTTGTAGATGACGGCTATAAGAGCTTTTACCGCAATGGTTTGCCAGTATTTAAAGAGTATGGCTATCCATTTACTCTGTTTGTTTATGTCGAGGCAAGTGCTAGAAAATATGGCGATTATATGAGTTTTGATGAGATTAAAGAGACGTCTAAATATGGAGATATTCAGTATCACTCATACGCACATTTGCATATGGTTGGACTAGATGACGATAGGTTAAAGCAGGATTTTAGTGACGGCATAGCTGTTTTTGAAAAATATATGGGCAAAAAGCCCAAGTATTTTGCATATCCGTATGGCGAATATGATGAAAGAGTGATAAAAAAGGCAAAGGAATTTGGCTTTGAAGCACTTTTAAACCAAAATACGGGGGCGGTTTCGGCTAAAAGCGACAGGTTTGATCTAAATCGAACTCCGCTTAAAGATGAAACAAGTATGGACGTTGCCTTCGCTGATGAGTATCTTGACGCAAAGTGGATATTTCCAAAAGACTATCCAAAAAATAACGTCATCGATGAGCTAAGTATCATTGTGGATGATAAAAACGCCACAAAAGCCAAGTTTTTTGTTTCAGGGCTTAGCTCGTATAAGAGCGTGGATATAAAAGATGGAGTTTTTTACTACAAATTTAAAAATCCACTTGATAAGTATAAAGTGAGAATTTCACTAAAAATAGGACGCAAAACCACTACAAAAATTCTAGTTAAGGATATAAATAATGTTGAATGA
- the secG gene encoding preprotein translocase subunit SecG, giving the protein MSSLFLVLQFVLAVIITIAVLLQKSSSIGLGAYSGSNESLFGAKGPAGFLAKFTFVVAVIFVLNTLMLGYSYNKEMKRSLIDSANIQSIVPKAKDSAVPTAPDAK; this is encoded by the coding sequence GTGAGTTCATTATTTTTAGTGTTGCAGTTTGTCTTAGCGGTCATCATTACGATAGCCGTTTTACTTCAAAAAAGCTCATCTATCGGGCTTGGAGCATATAGTGGTAGTAACGAAAGCCTCTTTGGTGCAAAAGGTCCAGCTGGATTTTTGGCAAAATTTACCTTTGTCGTTGCGGTCATATTTGTTTTAAACACGCTAATGCTTGGCTACTCTTATAACAAAGAGATGAAGCGTTCATTAATTGATAGTGCAAATATACAAAGCATAGTGCCAAAAGCAAAAGATAGCGCAGTTCCTACTGCACCTGACGCGAAATAA
- a CDS encoding Bax inhibitor-1/YccA family protein translates to MSLYNRNYTQEREIEQTYAQSNLSAFIKQTYQLFAASLLAATAGAYTGIYFLAATLIQNKFLFWGIVIVEFITLFALMAAKRKAGLNLILLFAFTFMSGLTLTPLLYAILGMPSGAAIVAQAFTLTTVAFGGLSIFAMNTKRDFTTMGKMLFIALIVVVVASLINIFTQSPMFQLVIASISAILFSAYILYDTQNIIRGNYETPVEGAVALYLDFVNLFTSLLQILGIFGRDE, encoded by the coding sequence ATGAGTTTATACAACAGAAACTACACGCAAGAGCGTGAGATAGAACAAACCTACGCGCAAAGCAACCTAAGTGCGTTTATCAAGCAGACTTATCAGCTTTTTGCCGCTTCGCTTTTAGCAGCTACAGCTGGTGCTTACACTGGAATTTACTTTCTGGCTGCAACGCTAATCCAAAACAAATTTTTGTTCTGGGGTATTGTGATAGTTGAGTTTATCACACTATTTGCCTTAATGGCAGCAAAACGCAAGGCAGGGCTAAATCTAATCTTGCTATTTGCATTTACATTTATGAGCGGACTTACGCTTACTCCGCTACTTTATGCGATTTTGGGTATGCCAAGTGGTGCGGCTATCGTAGCTCAGGCATTTACGCTTACGACCGTTGCTTTTGGCGGACTTAGCATTTTTGCTATGAATACAAAACGCGACTTTACGACAATGGGTAAAATGCTATTTATCGCACTTATCGTTGTTGTGGTTGCAAGTTTGATAAACATTTTCACGCAAAGCCCAATGTTTCAGCTTGTGATTGCAAGTATATCTGCGATTTTATTTAGTGCTTACATACTTTATGATACACAAAATATCATTCGTGGCAACTATGAAACGCCAGTTGAGGGTGCGGTTGCACTTTATCTTGACTTTGTAAATTTATTTACTTCATTGCTTCAAATTTTAGGTATTTTTGGACGTGATGAGTAA
- a CDS encoding choline kinase family protein, protein MFDFKEISEIFTNSLGKNADEINALGGMTNSNFLITSNGEKFVLRVPGNRSNQIIKRDDEKLNQTIASNFGFNVKTAFFDEVSGIKITEFLSNAITLKPATLRQNSEKIAKILSKIHSSKMEFKNDFNPFLQMKIYLNLVSNETALKFNGFLTALEIFNDLEQKLTKINQKFYSKNTILVPTHGDLVPENILMCDERIFIIDWEYSGLNDPAWDVASLFVESDFSNDEEERFLGLYGADLGLKSKIEIYKSVQDILWTAWSLVKISNGDESYTNYAKKRLKSALERVL, encoded by the coding sequence TTGTTTGATTTTAAAGAAATTTCTGAAATTTTTACAAATTCGCTTGGCAAAAATGCCGATGAGATTAACGCACTTGGCGGTATGACAAACTCAAACTTTCTAATCACTTCAAATGGCGAAAAATTCGTGCTTAGAGTGCCGGGCAACCGCTCAAATCAAATCATAAAACGAGATGATGAAAAACTAAATCAAACAATCGCTTCAAATTTCGGATTTAACGTAAAAACGGCGTTTTTTGATGAAGTTAGCGGGATAAAAATCACGGAATTTTTATCAAATGCCATAACCCTAAAACCAGCCACACTAAGGCAAAATAGTGAGAAAATAGCTAAAATTTTAAGCAAAATTCACAGCTCAAAAATGGAGTTTAAAAATGATTTTAACCCATTTTTACAGATGAAAATTTATCTAAATCTAGTTTCAAACGAAACGGCATTAAAATTTAATGGATTTTTAACAGCACTTGAAATTTTTAACGATTTAGAGCAAAAATTAACAAAAATCAATCAAAAATTTTACTCTAAAAATACCATCTTAGTTCCAACTCACGGCGATTTAGTGCCTGAGAATATCTTAATGTGCGATGAGAGAATTTTCATCATTGACTGGGAGTATTCAGGGCTAAATGACCCAGCTTGGGACGTGGCTTCTTTGTTTGTTGAAAGCGATTTTTCAAATGATGAAGAAGAGCGATTTTTGGGGCTTTATGGGGCAGATTTAGGACTAAAATCAAAGATAGAAATTTATAAAAGTGTGCAAGATATTTTATGGACGGCTTGGAGTTTGGTTAAAATCTCAAACGGCGATGAAAGCTACACAAACTACGCTAAAAAACGGCTAAAATCGGCATTAGAAAGGGTGTTATGA
- a CDS encoding DMT family transporter has translation MSGFFAALFSGILWAFDGTILAKISLNPLVLAFLHDFLSFLVIFLLIIFLNKFKYIFIIKRRSLIITALASFFGGFIGMGSFVLAISYANIGFAAVFSSLYPVVSVVLANFILKQKLSKTGLFGLGLAVVSSVGLCFLSYNVHFSLLGAIFGLLCAFGWGAECVVINLALKDELSPLNALFIRQGVSSICLFLLAVFLGFTINFESEFFGFKSLFLAAIFGAFSYLLYYFGITKIGALRAMGLNISYSFWAILIGFVLGGEFSIVLAIFAVLIIIGSLLTNL, from the coding sequence ATGAGCGGATTTTTTGCCGCACTTTTTAGTGGGATTTTATGGGCGTTTGACGGCACGATTTTGGCAAAAATTTCGCTAAATCCGCTAGTTTTGGCATTTTTGCACGACTTTTTAAGCTTTTTGGTTATCTTTTTGTTAATTATTTTTTTAAATAAATTTAAATATATATTTATAATTAAAAGACGCTCGTTAATAATCACTGCCCTAGCCTCATTTTTTGGCGGTTTTATCGGTATGGGCTCGTTTGTTTTAGCCATTTCTTACGCAAATATCGGCTTTGCAGCGGTGTTTAGCTCACTTTATCCCGTAGTTAGCGTGGTTTTAGCAAATTTTATTTTAAAGCAAAAGCTTAGCAAGACCGGACTTTTTGGGCTAGGCTTAGCCGTAGTTAGTAGCGTTGGGCTTTGTTTTTTAAGCTATAACGTGCATTTTAGCCTACTTGGTGCGATTTTTGGACTACTTTGTGCCTTTGGCTGGGGTGCTGAATGCGTGGTGATAAACTTAGCCCTAAAAGATGAGCTAAGCCCCTTAAATGCGTTGTTTATAAGGCAGGGTGTAAGCAGTATTTGCCTGTTTTTATTAGCCGTGTTTTTAGGATTTACTATCAATTTTGAAAGCGAGTTTTTTGGCTTTAAAAGTCTATTTTTAGCTGCAATTTTTGGTGCGTTTTCATACCTGCTTTACTACTTTGGTATCACTAAAATCGGCGCTTTAAGGGCAATGGGACTAAATATCTCATACTCATTTTGGGCGATTTTAATCGGCTTTGTTTTGGGCGGCGAATTTTCAATAGTTTTAGCCATTTTTGCCGTGCTAATTATCATCGGCTCACTGCTTACAAATTTATAA
- a CDS encoding NTP transferase domain-containing protein, producing the protein MNAIILAAGFGSRLKELTKSKHKALFDILGEPNIERTIKFLNERDISEIYVITGYLSENFSYLEQKFGVKLIKNENFHASNNLASFALALPYFGDSFVIDADVVLLKNIFQIRQNSHYYTTIRANSQKPEWIIKTQENRVVGIEISALNAPSLLGISYFNKTDADVIKRHILSLEKSAFLDPKKYYDNAVLDVISDINMGFLNVPNELVGEIDDKDDLDELNLKIKRLKCEN; encoded by the coding sequence ATGAATGCAATCATCTTAGCTGCTGGGTTTGGCTCACGGCTTAAAGAGCTAACAAAAAGCAAACACAAGGCACTTTTTGATATTTTAGGTGAGCCAAATATTGAGCGAACGATAAAATTTCTAAACGAGCGAGACATTAGCGAGATTTACGTAATCACCGGCTATTTAAGCGAAAATTTTAGCTATTTAGAGCAAAAATTCGGAGTAAAACTCATTAAAAATGAGAATTTTCACGCCTCAAACAACCTAGCTTCATTTGCCCTTGCTTTGCCTTATTTTGGCGATAGTTTTGTTATTGACGCTGATGTTGTGCTTTTAAAAAATATCTTTCAAATCCGCCAAAATTCGCACTACTACACGACAATTAGGGCAAACTCACAAAAGCCAGAGTGGATTATCAAAACGCAAGAAAATCGCGTCGTTGGCATTGAAATTTCAGCACTCAATGCCCCTTCGCTTCTTGGCATTAGCTACTTTAATAAAACCGATGCAGACGTGATAAAACGCCACATTTTATCGCTTGAAAAAAGTGCGTTTTTAGACCCTAAAAAATATTACGATAACGCCGTTTTAGACGTGATTAGCGATATAAATATGGGCTTTTTAAACGTTCCGAATGAGCTTGTTGGCGAGATTGATGATAAAGATGATTTAGATGAATTAAATTTAAAAATAAAGAGGCTAAAATGCGAAAATTAA
- a CDS encoding LicD family protein: MRKLNDNECKKVMLEMANVIHEICLANDIKYSLAYGTLIGAIRHGGFIPWDDDFDIFLTRKNYEKLIMALKKLDDFYLLDLNVDGYNLNFAKLCHKRYVGEFLDKKHEIYFRKFGIFIDIFCLDEINKDQKDSHFLKLKKLLKKIEIASFPNYDYKYKSKAKKIVKKITHFPRFLYYKFFEKREKLIKKYQKLEKIFNGTNQENLGILSTGFKEIYQKSDFDDYVLCDFENTKLMIIKNYDEILRTYYGDYMQLPPENERVGHHPYAFFDTKI, encoded by the coding sequence ATGCGAAAATTAAATGATAATGAGTGTAAAAAAGTAATGCTTGAAATGGCAAATGTAATTCACGAAATTTGCCTTGCAAACGATATAAAATACTCACTGGCATACGGGACTTTAATCGGTGCAATCAGGCACGGTGGATTTATACCTTGGGACGATGATTTTGATATATTTTTAACAAGAAAAAACTATGAAAAATTGATAATGGCTTTAAAAAAGCTTGATGATTTTTACCTGCTTGATTTAAACGTGGATGGTTACAATCTAAATTTTGCAAAGCTCTGTCATAAAAGATATGTCGGCGAGTTTTTAGATAAAAAACACGAAATTTATTTTAGAAAATTTGGCATTTTTATTGATATTTTTTGCCTTGATGAGATTAATAAAGACCAAAAAGATAGCCACTTTTTAAAATTAAAAAAGCTACTTAAAAAGATTGAGATCGCTAGTTTCCCAAATTATGACTATAAATATAAAAGCAAAGCTAAAAAAATTGTCAAGAAAATCACTCATTTTCCAAGATTTTTATACTATAAATTCTTTGAAAAAAGAGAAAAACTAATCAAAAAATATCAAAAATTAGAGAAAATTTTTAACGGCACAAATCAAGAAAATTTAGGGATTTTATCTACTGGATTTAAAGAAATTTATCAAAAAAGCGACTTTGATGACTACGTACTTTGCGATTTTGAAAATACAAAGCTTATGATTATCAAAAACTATGATGAAATTTTACGAACATATTACGGCGATTATATGCAGTTACCACCAGAAAACGAGCGTGTCGGACACCACCCTTACGCATTTTTTGACACCAAAATTTAG
- a CDS encoding carbonic anhydrase: protein MKALLEGAVSFMEDGFLEHEELFKSLKHNQDPKVLFVTCTDSRVVPNLITNALPGDLFTIRNIANIVPPYRVSDDFLATTSAIEYALQVLNIKTIIICGHSDCGGCKAIYQDESKFVNTPNLRNWIKLIEPIKTEVLKFTSDDPAKIAWLTERLNIINSIENLLTYPNVESDFDAGKLEIYGWHYIIETGEIFSYDLKTKSFKLLAVR from the coding sequence ATGAAAGCTTTATTAGAAGGTGCTGTAAGCTTTATGGAGGACGGATTTTTAGAGCACGAAGAGCTATTTAAAAGTCTGAAGCATAACCAAGATCCAAAGGTACTTTTTGTCACCTGTACCGACTCTCGCGTAGTGCCAAATCTCATAACAAACGCGCTACCAGGCGATCTTTTTACAATACGAAATATAGCAAATATAGTGCCTCCATACCGCGTGAGTGATGACTTTTTAGCTACAACCTCAGCCATAGAGTACGCTCTGCAAGTGCTAAATATAAAAACTATCATCATATGCGGACACTCTGATTGCGGCGGTTGTAAGGCAATTTATCAAGATGAAAGTAAATTTGTAAATACACCGAATTTAAGAAACTGGATAAAACTAATCGAACCTATAAAAACCGAAGTTTTAAAATTTACAAGCGACGATCCGGCCAAAATAGCGTGGTTAACAGAGCGATTAAATATCATAAATTCCATTGAAAATTTACTAACCTATCCAAACGTTGAGAGCGATTTTGACGCTGGAAAGCTTGAAATTTATGGTTGGCACTATATCATTGAAACGGGTGAAATTTTTAGCTACGATTTAAAAACCAAAAGCTTTAAGCTACTAGCAGTAAGGTAG